The following coding sequences are from one Lycium ferocissimum isolate CSIRO_LF1 chromosome 3, AGI_CSIRO_Lferr_CH_V1, whole genome shotgun sequence window:
- the LOC132050836 gene encoding ethylene-responsive transcription factor ERN2-like, protein MEINFQKQQQTEPISLNKATKSKGRKRSKGSNHFVGVRQRPSGKWVAEIKDTTKKIRMWLGTYETGEEAARAYDQAAVLLRGSNTRTNFVATCVSQDSPLASRIRNLLNVKKIAKQKSLHCLADSTSSTNSVQSTTSVTTSPISTCDDPISSEKAQRSYFYETVLSTDQEIIQEGQLFDSNFVQSTTNVTTSPISNFDDPISSENAKRSYLYETVMSCGQEIIQESQLFDDSNLYKPDLDIGTSLSPTSSCFSSSCFSSSQPELSWDFEEGFEFAQELLDIPTKTEMGFSEFEVMKVERQISASLYAVNGVQDYMEIVHDPYESLWDYHPL, encoded by the coding sequence ATGGAAATTAACTTCCAAAAACAACAGCAAACAGAACCAATTTCACTTAACAAAGCAACCAAATCCAAGGGGAGAAAAAGAAGCAAAGGTTCTAACCATTTTGTTGGTGTAAGACAAAGGCCTTCAGGAAAATGGGTCGCTGAGATTAAAGACAcaacaaaaaagataagaaTGTGGCTTGGAACTTACGAAACTGGAGAGGAAGCTGCCCGTGCCTACGATCAGGCTGCTGTTCTTCTTCGTGGATCAAACACACGAACCAACTTTGTTGCTACTTGTGTTTCTCAAGATTCCCCTCTTGCTTCCCGGATTAGAAATCTTCTCAACGTCAAGAAAATCGCAAAGCAGAAAAGCCTGCATTGCTTAGCTGATTCCACAAGTAGTACTAACTCTGTTCAGAGTACTACTAGTGTGACAACTAGTCCAATTAGCACTTGTGATGATCCAATTTCTAGTGAAAAAGCACAAAGGAGCTATTTTTATGAAACAGTACTTTCTACTGATCAAGAAATCATACAAGAAGGTCAACTGTTTGATAGTAACTTTGTTCAAAGTACTACTAATGTTACTACTAGTCCAATTAGCAATTTTGATGATCCAATTTCTAGTGAAAATGCAAAAAGGAGCTACCTTTATGAAACAGTAATGTCTTGTGGTCAAGAAATTATACAAGAAAGTCAACTGTTTGATGACAGTAACTTGTACAAGCCTGATTTAGACATAGGCACATCGCTGTCTCCAACGTCTTCTTGTTTCTCAAGTTCTTGTTTTTCGTCTTCACAGCCAGAATTATCGTGGGATTTTGAAGAAGGTTTCGAATTTGCTCAAGAATTGTTAGATATTCCAACCAAGACTGAGATGGGATTTTCAGAATTTGAGGTAATGAAAGTGGAAAGACAAATATCAGCATCACTTTATGCAGTGAATGGTGTTCAAGATTACATGGAAAttgtacatgatccatatgaGTCTCTTTGGGATTAT